A portion of the Polaribacter cellanae genome contains these proteins:
- a CDS encoding leucine-rich repeat domain-containing protein, with protein MAKFNFVFFLILSFSFTVKSQNYNKYSNQFIRSYGGKYETDMLQLKRFGFNNVFQYKEKEFNENKDSVHILSKIKYVSIKISENLNLKAIVKNLEKLPNLEYVQFKTPASLFDEGKVTNIVFPENIYTLKKVKTISLKGDFYWNYNNFINSISKLPQLENLVLIWNNFPNKIFKNPNFSKLSHIKGLSYSGSNKIIFPESIKDFKNLTSLSLSFSADENSIKDILKFSKLNNLKYLDLNWMTIKSNFLGNFKNLEELSLSSVEIKNSTNIFLDISKIKNLKELKLSNNKLNSLPKEIGLLKNLESFYSSNNKFSKKLPIEFYSLTNLKNIEIQGSDLEVVNNNINKLQNIETLKLYFNQIKTLPKSFINLSKLKRVYLEHNKLKKLPKDLGKLNISYLSLNNNLIEKLPKSIIYLKNLDSLNLEENYILQLPKRIGKLKNLTYLNLELNKLSQLPKSFGKLQNLKYLNISRNEIAELPTNFGNLKALKILDAEFCHLKKLPKSFGKLKKLERLALTNNNLQELSKNFGNLQSLKKLYLYNRSYYNFVYDRNFKKDTTITLKVLKNNITKLPISFSRLPKLEFIELSLNKNLNEKQLFNILKKSKFKNYTINLENCNIKNLPTSGWDSIKVATLNLRGNLISEIPKDLINSKFLKTLNLNKNKKINTYRGNKSELNLLFAEKGYLQESSLQKTDELAMAYAKTANRKIGNKEYEKGVEYAEKSLKINKEIAYKYLYEDDYIEALYYSKRYKKAIDISDIQIKKDTSQNVRFLNSILPNFKYQAKSYLALGDTLKAIKKFAIASKKFNTNNWTEAGMLAKKIKKNTLSEKYFNESYTFYKNYISKNPKASGYHLSLIEAYIIGNNIDLAKKHLNKIEIKKFITKDYYSLIIYFKAIIYALENNLEKYNNQKNTLKKYLKNNKITLNSWSFQLIKDWLELNNLNKEQKNKIIKLNSLF; from the coding sequence AAAAGATTTGGGTTTAACAATGTTTTTCAATACAAAGAAAAAGAGTTTAATGAAAACAAAGATTCTGTACATATACTTTCTAAAATAAAATATGTTTCAATAAAAATTTCAGAAAATTTAAATTTAAAAGCTATTGTAAAAAATTTAGAAAAGCTTCCAAACCTAGAGTATGTTCAATTTAAAACACCTGCCTCATTATTTGATGAAGGAAAAGTAACAAACATTGTTTTTCCTGAGAACATTTATACACTTAAAAAAGTAAAAACTATTTCTTTAAAAGGAGATTTTTATTGGAATTATAATAATTTTATCAATTCAATTTCTAAACTTCCTCAATTAGAAAATTTAGTTTTAATTTGGAATAACTTCCCAAATAAAATTTTTAAAAACCCTAATTTCTCAAAACTGAGTCATATTAAAGGTCTATCCTATTCTGGCTCAAATAAAATTATATTCCCTGAAAGCATTAAAGATTTTAAAAACTTAACATCATTAAGTTTAAGTTTTAGTGCTGATGAAAATTCAATAAAAGATATTCTTAAATTTTCTAAATTAAATAATTTAAAATATTTGGATTTAAATTGGATGACTATAAAAAGCAATTTTTTGGGAAATTTTAAAAACCTTGAAGAACTCTCTCTTTCTTCAGTAGAAATTAAAAACTCTACTAATATTTTCTTAGACATATCAAAAATAAAGAACTTAAAAGAACTAAAATTATCTAACAACAAACTTAATAGTTTACCCAAAGAAATAGGCTTACTAAAAAATCTCGAAAGCTTTTATAGTTCTAATAATAAATTTTCAAAAAAACTACCAATCGAATTTTATTCCCTTACAAATCTAAAAAATATTGAAATTCAAGGCAGTGATTTAGAGGTCGTTAATAATAATATTAATAAATTACAAAATATTGAAACTCTAAAACTTTACTTTAATCAAATTAAAACGTTACCCAAAAGTTTTATAAATTTATCAAAATTAAAAAGAGTTTATTTAGAACATAATAAATTGAAAAAGCTACCTAAAGATTTAGGGAAATTAAACATCTCTTATTTAAGTTTAAACAACAATTTAATAGAAAAACTACCAAAGTCAATTATATATTTAAAAAATCTTGATTCCTTAAATTTAGAAGAAAATTATATTTTACAACTACCTAAAAGAATAGGAAAATTAAAAAATTTAACTTACTTAAACTTAGAATTAAATAAGCTTTCTCAACTTCCAAAATCTTTTGGAAAACTACAAAATTTAAAATACTTAAATATTTCCAGAAATGAAATCGCAGAATTACCAACTAATTTTGGAAACCTTAAGGCTCTAAAAATATTAGATGCAGAATTCTGTCACTTAAAAAAACTTCCAAAATCTTTTGGTAAACTTAAAAAATTAGAAAGATTAGCTTTAACTAATAATAATTTACAAGAACTTTCTAAAAATTTCGGTAATCTTCAAAGTTTAAAAAAGTTATACCTTTATAATAGGAGTTATTATAACTTTGTATATGATAGAAATTTTAAAAAAGATACTACAATAACCTTAAAAGTTCTTAAAAATAACATTACTAAATTGCCTATTTCTTTTTCAAGGTTACCAAAATTAGAATTTATTGAGCTTTCATTGAATAAAAACTTAAACGAAAAACAGTTATTTAATATTCTTAAAAAATCGAAATTTAAAAACTACACTATTAATTTAGAGAACTGTAATATTAAAAATTTACCAACTTCTGGTTGGGACTCAATAAAAGTGGCAACATTAAACCTTCGAGGAAATTTAATTTCTGAAATCCCAAAAGATTTAATAAATTCTAAGTTTTTAAAAACACTAAACTTAAATAAAAACAAAAAAATTAATACTTATAGAGGTAATAAAAGTGAGCTAAATTTGCTTTTTGCAGAAAAAGGCTATTTACAAGAAAGTAGTCTGCAAAAAACAGACGAATTAGCAATGGCTTATGCTAAAACTGCAAATCGAAAAATAGGTAATAAAGAATATGAAAAAGGAGTTGAGTATGCTGAAAAATCTCTCAAAATTAATAAAGAAATAGCTTATAAATATTTATATGAGGATGATTATATTGAAGCGCTGTACTATTCAAAAAGATATAAAAAAGCAATTGATATTTCAGATATTCAAATCAAAAAAGACACTTCACAAAACGTTCGATTTTTAAATTCTATACTACCAAATTTTAAATACCAAGCAAAAAGCTACTTAGCTTTAGGAGACACACTAAAAGCAATCAAAAAATTTGCAATAGCTTCTAAAAAATTTAATACTAATAATTGGACAGAAGCAGGAATGTTAGCCAAAAAAATTAAAAAAAACACTCTTTCTGAAAAATATTTTAATGAATCTTACACATTTTACAAAAATTATATTAGTAAAAACCCAAAGGCATCAGGATATCATTTAAGCCTAATTGAAGCTTATATTATTGGAAATAATATTGATTTAGCAAAAAAACATTTGAACAAAATAGAAATCAAAAAATTTATTACTAAAGATTATTATTCTTTAATTATATATTTTAAAGCAATTATTTATGCTTTAGAAAATAATTTAGAAAAATATAACAACCAAAAAAACACCTTAAAAAAGTATCTTAAAAATAACAAAATAACGTTAAATAGTTGGAGTTTTCAATTAATTAAAGACTGGCTTGAATTAAACAATCTAAATAAAGAACAAAAAAATAAAATTATTAAATTAAATAGTCTTTTTTAA